The sequence ATGATGTCATTTGAAATGCTAAGCAGTATCTGGTTTCTTGGAAGCAGTATAATGATGGGTGTATCCTTAAATAATGCTACTAAAACATTCAATGATGAAAATCATCTGATACAACTAAGATCGCTAGGCTTTACCTCAAATGAAATTAAACACGAATTTGAGAACTTAGTTATGAGAAGTTTTATCTCACTGATACTTATGCGCATTATGTTGATATTGCTTACACATACATTCTCAAGCAGAAGACTGTTTATACTCATTGTTGCTTTATTAAGTTACACTGCGCTTTTGAAGTGGTCTTCAAGTCATAAAATATAAAAAAGCCCCACGCATAATGATAAGCTCCCCTTAAAGTAGACACCCGAAATAAATAAAATCGGGCACTACAAAAAAGGAGGAGCTTTTTCTATGGGGAGAAAGAATAAATATCCAGCCGAAATAAAAGAACAAGCAATTAATGAATATTTGAATGGCATAAAAGGTGCACCAGAAATAGCTGAAGAATTATCTATTGATTCTAGTACATTACGTAGTTGGGTGAAAAAGTATCAAACTTATGGTATTGAAGTTTTTTCAGATAAAGATCGAAACAAAAGTTATTCGAAAGAGCTCAAGGAATCCGCAATTAGGGATTATCTTGAAGGCGCAGGTTCTCTTAAAGATATTAGTATTAAATATGGTATAAGTTCCCATGAGGTTTTGCGCGGATGGATAAAAAAGTATAATAGACTTGAAACTATAAAGGATTACGATCCTAAAGGAGAAGTCTATATGACAAAAGGTAGAAAAACAACAATTGAGGAGCGTCAGGAAATTGTCGCATATTGTATTGAACATGACTACGATTATAAGGGGACTGCTGAGCGCTATGAACTTTCTTATGCTCAGGTTTATCAGTGGGTGAAAAAGTATAACGAATTGGGAGATGATGGTCTTCTTGATAAACGTGGCAAGCGAAAACAAGAAGATCAACTTAGTAATGAAGAACGTTTAGAACGTAAAGTAAAACTACTTGAAAGACAACTCGAACTGAAAGAACGCGAGAACATTCTATTAAAAAAAGTGAAGGAAATCGAAAGGGGGCGATATTCTCCAAAGCAAAACAAGAAGTAAAGTATCTCGCAGTGCAGGAACTACATCATAAACATGGCTGGAGTATTCAGTGGATGTGTAAGGTACTTAAAATCGCAAGAAGTAGTTATTATAAATGGACGCATCGTGTTGAAACAAGCAATGAAATTGAAAATCATGAGCTTTGCAATCTCATTCTTGATTATGATGAACTATTTGGACATATCTTAGGCTATCGACGCATGACGGATTGGATCAATGAGTTGAATAGCGTTCAATATAACTCGAAGAGGATTCATAGACTCATGAAGATGCTAGGGGTGAAATCAGTGATTCGTCAAAAGTCTAAAAAATATTCACGAAGCACTCCTGAAATCACAGCTGAAAATATTTTAAATCGAAATTTCTTTGCCGCAAAACCGAATGAAAAATGGCTGACAGACGTCACAGAATTTAAGATTAAAGGTTCAAGTAAGAAACTATATCTCAGTGCGATTATTGATCTTTATGATTTAAGTGTTGTGGCGTATCAAATAAGTGATCGGAACAATAATCAACTTGTGTTTGATACTTATCATAAAGCTATCGCGAGATATCCAGAGGCAAAACCTTTATTTCACAGTGACCGCGGATTCCAATACACAAGTAGGGCATTTAGGAAACAGCTAGAAGATCAAGGAGTGATGCAAAGTATGTCTAGAGTGGGACATTGTATTGATAATGGTCCTATGGAAGGATTTTGGGGAACAATCAAATCAGAAATGTACTACCCTAATGAATTCAGTACAAGAAGCGAATTGAAGAAAGCAATTGAAGTGTATATTGATTTTTATAACAACAAGAGACTTCAGAAACGCTTCAAAAACAAAACACCAATGATGGTTCGAACTGAAGCGCTAGGAACAGAGACACCTGTAGTCTACGCGATTCCAACTAACAAGAAGATTGAAGCTTACTGGTCAAACATTAGAGAAAAACAAATGCAGTCACTTGTAGCATAAAAAAGATGATTCATCATAAAGTGATAAATCATCTTGGATATTTTATTTATTTCACCTGTCTACTTGACAGGGAGCAGTTCATAATAAGTGGGGCTTTCGTTTTAGATTGATGTTTCTTGAGTTGGTGTAATTTTGGATAACTTTTTAAATTTTGGTGGTAATGGTGATACAAAGGTCATCATTTTCTTTGTTTTAGGGTTCATAACTCTTAAACGGTAAGCGTGTAAACCAAGGCGCTTCAATGGGTTTGTCTTAGCATCATATTTCTTATCACCGATAATAGGATGTCCAATATCATTCATATGGACACGAATTTGGTTTTTACGTCCAGTGTCAATTTGAATTTTTAAAATTGTATTGTTTTCGGTGCGTTTAATCACTTCATAATTTGTGATTGCTTCTTGACCTGATGATGTAGAGTACATGTGTGTTGTTTTATTTTGTCTTAAGAACGAACGGATGACATCCTTGTCTTTAGGCACAACACCTTCAACAATCGCAACGTATAAGCGTTCGTCCACTAGTTCTGACCACTTATCTTGATACAAACGTTTTACATATTCGCTTTTCGCAAACATCAAGACACCCGATGTATCTTGGTCCAAACGGTGCACTACAAAAATACGATTTTTAGAATCTTGTTTCTTCACGTAATCACTTGCAAGACGAAACGCTGTCAACTCTTCTTCTTTTCGATTAGAAACCGTTAAGAGCTTGTAAGGTTTATCCACAACTAAGATATCTTTATCTTCATAGAGAATTTGTAAAGGTGTATCACGTTGTTGGTTGTGGCTTACAATCGTAATGGTTTGTCCAGCAGTAATCAGATCATCAAATTGTGTTGTAACTTCATTATCAATTGAAATACACTCGTGTTTTAAGAGTGATTTAATCTTTGAACGGCTATAAGGTAAGTCTTGGCTCAAGAGATAATTCAAAAGTTCATCATTATGTTCTACTTTTAAAATATGTTTCATATATATATTCCTCATTTCGTACTCTATTATGACAGAAATTCATGATGAAAGATACAAGTTATATTTCTAAGAATGTGGGTGCGAATGTAAATGAGACTAAGAGAAGAAATGATTTGGCGTAATCATTATCGGGTATTTCATAAAGAGTGAAGGAAAACACGAGTAAATCTGCTGGAGATAAGATGAAACTTTTGTGATAATCACAGAGTGAAAAACGATGAAGAACTTCGATATTTATGCCTAAAACGTCTTCAATTTATTGTTTACTCAACGGTAATAGTTTTCATTATTTATCATTAATGAACTCGGCAATAACATTAAAGACAAAATGAGTAAAATTAAACAGATTATGATATCAACTGTAAATAATAAATATAAATGGAATCGATACAAATCGTAGGATGGAATGCGAATTCAGTATTAAACCTAAAATGACTTGAAGGAACCGTTTTAGAAATTGACATTAGGTCCAATCAGAAGTGGGTTTTTGAATTGTGGTAGTAAGTGCGTTGAAGCAGGGGTTAGACTTTAGAGCATCCTTAGATTTTTATAATAAAACTCAATATTTATTATGCAGATCTCATTTATCTTTTTGTTCGGAATATAGCGAAATCACGAGATTTTGAACAGCTCCGAAAATGATCATTTTCGATAGATTAAAACAAACCCCGTCATTGAATCGAAAGAGTCAATCCTAAAGCCTTATTCAATGTGTTTCACTATCCAAATGTAAACGCTTAATATTTATGGGTTTGTGGCACGATAATTCATTGACAAGGTGTTTTAGAAGTGATAATATCAAGTTGTAATAAGAATGTTTATGATTAGTATATATATTAAATCGTAATAAACTCAATGTGTTTTGAAGAACTGGTATATTAGTTTGCGAATTACGCTTGAGTACATCTTATTCTGATAGGAGGTACTAGCATGAGTACAGGTAAAGTGAAATTCTTTAACGCTGAAAAGGGTTACGGATTCATTACTATCGAGGGTGGACAAGATATCTTTGTTCATTACTCAGCAATCGTTGCTGATGGATACAAAACTTTAGAAGAAGGACAAGAAGTTAGCTTCGAAGTTGTTGAAGGTCCACGTGGCGAACAAGCAGCAAACGTTAGAGGTATCTAATTAGTTAGCTAAAATGAAAACAGTGGATTCGTCCACTGTTTTTTTCTATATTACAACACTAAGCACGCTGATCGCATTAAAGTAAATGCATGATTAAGGGTGCTTTAATTATTTACTTGTAATGGCTTGTTCAAGCATATCCCCAAAAAATCCAATAAGGGGCAATTTACAGTACTGAAATTTACCAGCTTTAGCGATTCCAAAGATATGATATAAACTGTATATAAGACTTAAAACGATGTTTATAATTGTGAAAATCAGAACAGCAGTGGGTCCTACTAGTACAATCCAACCAAGAACAGAGATAAAGACGGTTTGAATAATTCCGATGATTAGATTAATCACAAAGATTGCAATGTTTAATACGGCTATCTGACCTGCGTGATTTCTTAGGTATCGACTACGTTTTTCTAAGAATAAAACGAGAAACGCGAAGATTAATGGAAAAACACTTAAATCACGATTACCAACAGCAGCAGCAAAGCTAAAAGCCCATAAGATAATTGCGATTACGGTTACGTTTATATCCATAAAACTAGCATTTTCATTACGATGATTCATATGGTATTCCTCCTTTGTTTATAATATAATGAATAGAGGTAAAAGTAAACGTGGAGGTAGTTTTTATGGATGGAGCAATGCATGTAAGTGGTATGCAAATCGCAATGATGATTGTGAGTTTTGTATTTATTATCGCGATGATGGTTGTATTATTAGGTCGTTATCGCCGTGATGAGGATTTAAGTCGTACTTTAATCTGGGGACTTGTAATCTTTATGGGTACAAATGTGTTCGTAACTGGCTTTGGATTAATCTTAAATAAATCAGTTTGGTTTATGTCATTGCACCCTTTAATTCAAATGGTGATTTATTCGTTGGATTTAGTTATTGGTTACACTCTTATTTCTACCATTGTTATGCATTTTTTTGTTAAGAAAAGTCATAGTGATAGAACACCGATCATAATGGCCCTTGGATTTATGCTTATGCATTTTTTTCAAACCGCTATGAGCTTGGCTAATTTTGCAGTAATGTCGATTGCGATA is a genomic window of Erysipelothrix amsterdamensis containing:
- a CDS encoding IS3 family transposase; translation: MFSKAKQEVKYLAVQELHHKHGWSIQWMCKVLKIARSSYYKWTHRVETSNEIENHELCNLILDYDELFGHILGYRRMTDWINELNSVQYNSKRIHRLMKMLGVKSVIRQKSKKYSRSTPEITAENILNRNFFAAKPNEKWLTDVTEFKIKGSSKKLYLSAIIDLYDLSVVAYQISDRNNNQLVFDTYHKAIARYPEAKPLFHSDRGFQYTSRAFRKQLEDQGVMQSMSRVGHCIDNGPMEGFWGTIKSEMYYPNEFSTRSELKKAIEVYIDFYNNKRLQKRFKNKTPMMVRTEALGTETPVVYAIPTNKKIEAYWSNIREKQMQSLVA
- a CDS encoding RluA family pseudouridine synthase; translated protein: MKHILKVEHNDELLNYLLSQDLPYSRSKIKSLLKHECISIDNEVTTQFDDLITAGQTITIVSHNQQRDTPLQILYEDKDILVVDKPYKLLTVSNRKEEELTAFRLASDYVKKQDSKNRIFVVHRLDQDTSGVLMFAKSEYVKRLYQDKWSELVDERLYVAIVEGVVPKDKDVIRSFLRQNKTTHMYSTSSGQEAITNYEVIKRTENNTILKIQIDTGRKNQIRVHMNDIGHPIIGDKKYDAKTNPLKRLGLHAYRLRVMNPKTKKMMTFVSPLPPKFKKLSKITPTQETSI
- a CDS encoding helix-turn-helix domain-containing protein, coding for MGRKNKYPAEIKEQAINEYLNGIKGAPEIAEELSIDSSTLRSWVKKYQTYGIEVFSDKDRNKSYSKELKESAIRDYLEGAGSLKDISIKYGISSHEVLRGWIKKYNRLETIKDYDPKGEVYMTKGRKTTIEERQEIVAYCIEHDYDYKGTAERYELSYAQVYQWVKKYNELGDDGLLDKRGKRKQEDQLSNEERLERKVKLLERQLELKERENILLKKVKEIERGRYSPKQNKK
- a CDS encoding cold-shock protein, which gives rise to MSTGKVKFFNAEKGYGFITIEGGQDIFVHYSAIVADGYKTLEEGQEVSFEVVEGPRGEQAANVRGI